One Methanobacterium sp. genomic region harbors:
- a CDS encoding ABC transporter permease, producing the protein MKTEKLLRFSGYEKLLDFIGKKTIKLIFLLIVVCLASFWLVEQSPIDPVRAYIGEMSITQEKKVQLEEYWGVNTPPQEKLLNWAGNIMKGNFGTSLIYRIPVFDVIKERFTASLILMATSWIISGILGFILGIIAGMKRGTWIDKIIKIYCYILAATPTFWLALILLMVFSVYLGWFPIGLSVPIGVTANNVTFLDWLHHLILPALALSLLGVAQIAMFTREKLTEVLSSDYVLFAKARGEKGLNLVLRHGVRNVALPAITLQFLGFSELFGGAILVEQVFSYPGIGQAAVAAGLRSDVPLLLGIVLVSALFVFFGNTMADLIYEFVDPRIKQQEAAS; encoded by the coding sequence GTGAAAACTGAAAAATTATTGAGATTTAGTGGGTATGAAAAATTACTGGATTTTATTGGGAAAAAAACCATCAAGTTAATTTTCCTTTTAATTGTGGTATGTCTTGCTAGTTTTTGGCTTGTTGAACAGTCACCCATAGATCCCGTAAGGGCATACATCGGAGAAATGTCGATAACTCAAGAGAAAAAAGTCCAACTTGAAGAATACTGGGGCGTTAACACACCTCCCCAAGAAAAATTATTAAATTGGGCAGGAAATATCATGAAAGGGAATTTTGGAACTTCACTGATCTATAGAATACCTGTTTTTGACGTGATTAAAGAGAGATTTACGGCGTCTTTAATCTTAATGGCAACTTCATGGATAATTTCAGGAATTTTAGGATTTATTTTAGGAATAATTGCGGGAATGAAACGTGGAACGTGGATAGATAAAATAATAAAAATCTATTGCTACATTTTAGCTGCTACCCCCACATTCTGGCTAGCGTTAATTCTATTAATGGTATTTTCAGTATATTTAGGGTGGTTCCCCATAGGATTAAGTGTACCCATAGGAGTTACAGCAAACAATGTGACATTTCTGGACTGGCTGCATCATTTAATCCTTCCTGCACTAGCTTTAAGTTTACTTGGAGTTGCCCAGATTGCAATGTTTACCAGAGAAAAATTAACAGAAGTTTTATCAAGCGACTATGTATTATTTGCAAAAGCAAGGGGTGAAAAAGGATTAAATCTTGTACTGAGGCATGGAGTTAGAAATGTTGCGCTTCCAGCCATTACATTACAGTTTTTAGGGTTCAGCGAATTGTTTGGAGGGGCAATTCTTGTTGAACAGGTATTTTCATACCCTGGAATTGGGCAAGCTGCAGTAGCAGCAGGATTACGGTCTGATGTGCCCCTCCTTTTAGGAATAGTTCTTGTCAGTGCATTGTTTGTCTTCTTTGGAAATACAATGGCAGACCTCATATATGAATTCGTCGATCCTAGGATTAAACAACAGGAGGCAGCGTCATGA
- a CDS encoding ABC transporter substrate-binding protein, translated as MIVAILIIFAATMTFSSTSRAADELVVSYVYNSEPSQGFDSLHDWGCGDVNREPLIQSTLFKTGADGNLTNDLATNYSVSSDGLTWTVNIRKSVKFSDNTSLTAKDVAFTFNEAKVSNSKLDMTNLKNATAVDNNTVVFKLNKTDSTFIWKLRYLGIVPEASYNNETYGEHPIGSGPYKLVQWDKGQQAIFEYNENYYGKEPYFKKITILFSKPDSSLAAVKTGQSDIGEVDVINADQNVDGYRLVNLSAGMAHGISFPMINDTGEKTEAGKIIGNNVTSDLAIRKALNIALNRSKIVKEVFKGYGAVEYTGVDQQDYGNPDAKINDSNIEAAKKILENGGWKDTDGDGILEKNGQNASFKLYYYSNDQTRQSLATVVAEQAQKIGINIELVGADWDTIYANQYNSACLYRQGAPNPYYSVYSQYHSKTLDDNYLNPGAYNSSIVDNYLDNALSSQNLSHANKLWQKAAYDGNTGFGPAGDAPWLWIATVDSLYQVKDNIDIGTPPKGRGTDLFINVLDWKRTGGTSS; from the coding sequence ATGATAGTTGCAATTTTAATAATTTTTGCGGCCACCATGACATTCAGCTCCACGTCCAGAGCTGCTGACGAACTAGTAGTAAGTTATGTTTATAATTCTGAACCAAGTCAAGGTTTTGACTCCCTTCATGACTGGGGATGTGGAGATGTAAACCGGGAACCATTAATACAAAGTACATTATTTAAAACAGGAGCAGATGGTAATTTAACAAATGACTTAGCCACAAATTATTCAGTTAGCTCTGATGGGTTGACATGGACTGTAAATATAAGGAAAAGCGTTAAATTTTCTGATAATACAAGTTTAACAGCAAAAGATGTGGCATTCACCTTTAATGAAGCAAAAGTAAGTAATTCTAAACTTGATATGACCAACCTGAAAAATGCTACTGCCGTAGATAACAATACTGTAGTTTTTAAACTTAATAAAACGGATTCCACATTTATTTGGAAATTAAGATATCTTGGAATTGTCCCAGAAGCCAGTTATAACAATGAAACATACGGAGAACATCCAATAGGTTCAGGACCATACAAATTAGTGCAATGGGACAAAGGACAACAGGCAATATTTGAATATAACGAGAATTATTATGGTAAAGAACCTTACTTTAAGAAAATAACCATATTATTTTCAAAACCAGATTCTAGTTTGGCCGCAGTCAAAACTGGACAATCAGATATTGGAGAAGTTGATGTAATTAATGCAGATCAAAATGTAGACGGATACAGACTTGTAAATCTCTCAGCAGGAATGGCACATGGAATATCTTTCCCCATGATAAATGACACCGGTGAAAAAACAGAAGCGGGAAAAATCATAGGTAACAATGTAACTTCAGATTTAGCAATAAGAAAAGCACTGAATATTGCACTAAATAGATCCAAAATAGTTAAAGAAGTATTTAAAGGTTATGGGGCAGTTGAATATACTGGGGTAGACCAGCAGGATTATGGAAATCCAGATGCCAAAATAAATGATTCAAATATTGAAGCTGCTAAAAAAATACTGGAAAACGGCGGATGGAAAGATACAGACGGTGATGGAATACTGGAAAAAAATGGGCAAAATGCATCATTTAAACTGTATTATTATTCAAATGATCAAACAAGACAATCGCTGGCAACCGTTGTGGCCGAACAAGCCCAAAAGATAGGAATAAACATAGAACTTGTCGGTGCGGACTGGGATACCATATATGCAAACCAGTACAATTCAGCTTGTTTATACCGACAAGGTGCTCCAAATCCATATTACTCAGTATACTCACAATACCACAGTAAAACACTTGATGACAATTATTTAAATCCAGGAGCATACAACAGCTCGATTGTTGATAATTACTTAGACAATGCTTTAAGCAGTCAAAATTTAAGCCACGCCAATAAATTATGGCAAAAAGCTGCTTATGACGGAAATACTGGTTTTGGACCTGCAGGAGACGCCCCCTGGTTATGGATAGCTACAGTAGACTCCCTATACCAGGTCAAAGACAATATAGACATAGGAACTCCTCCAAAAGGGCGTGGTACTGACCTGTTTATAAATGTTCTAGATTGGAAACGCACAGGTGGGACAAGTAGCTAA
- a CDS encoding ABC transporter substrate-binding protein yields MIVAILIIFAAAMTFSSTSRAADELVAAVGTHSGEPEGGFDPINGWAVGKEPLIQSTLFKRDNTSMVNDLATNYSVSSDGLTWTVKIRDDVKFTDGVPLTAKDIAFTYNTAANGSGGMDLSMLESAKALDNATIQFKLNDPQSTFIYKLAGLGIVPEHAYNNETYGQNPIGSGPYKFVQWNKGQQVILERNDEYYGQKPYFKQVTILFTTADTAFAAAKAGQVDIAEIPTSYANQTVNGMKILKIDSFDARGISFPVQEDTGKKTEDNYTIGNNVTTDAAIRKALNVGIDRQALISGALNGQGEEEFTGVDKLPFGNKEAIFEDGNITEAKNILSSGGWKDTDGDGILEKNGTKAEFTLIYPSDRQERQALAVAVSEQAEKLGIKINVEGKSWDAIDTLAYSTPVVWGYGSIDPTDVYLRYYSTRSGSGSSSKYNNVIFYNNSAVDKNLRSAMTSLNQNTSNKYCKLAAWDGTTGYSQKGDATWLWMATLKYLYVVDDDLDIGTPGIQPHGADIFNNIYEWKRTGNQTS; encoded by the coding sequence ATGATAGTTGCAATTTTAATAATTTTTGCGGCCGCCATGACATTCAGCTCCACGTCCAGAGCTGCTGACGAACTAGTAGCCGCGGTAGGAACACATTCTGGAGAACCTGAAGGCGGTTTTGACCCCATTAATGGATGGGCAGTTGGAAAAGAACCACTCATTCAAAGTACTCTTTTTAAAAGAGATAATACATCCATGGTCAACGATTTAGCCACCAATTATTCTGTTAGTAGCGACGGGCTGACGTGGACAGTTAAAATAAGAGATGATGTTAAATTCACTGATGGTGTACCCTTAACAGCAAAAGATATTGCATTTACATATAATACAGCAGCTAATGGCAGTGGAGGAATGGATTTATCCATGTTAGAAAGTGCTAAGGCATTGGATAATGCTACAATTCAGTTTAAACTAAATGATCCTCAATCAACCTTTATTTATAAACTTGCAGGGCTGGGGATTGTTCCAGAACATGCTTATAACAATGAAACATATGGTCAAAATCCAATAGGCTCTGGTCCATACAAATTTGTGCAGTGGAATAAAGGCCAGCAAGTGATACTTGAAAGGAATGATGAATATTATGGCCAAAAACCATACTTTAAACAGGTAACTATCCTGTTCACTACTGCAGATACAGCTTTTGCTGCAGCTAAGGCAGGACAAGTAGATATCGCAGAAATCCCTACTTCCTATGCAAACCAAACAGTAAATGGTATGAAAATATTGAAAATCGATTCTTTTGATGCCAGAGGAATCAGTTTCCCAGTACAGGAAGATACAGGCAAAAAAACTGAAGATAACTATACCATTGGAAACAATGTGACCACGGATGCTGCCATTAGGAAAGCCTTAAATGTTGGAATTGACAGGCAGGCATTAATCAGCGGGGCATTAAATGGACAAGGCGAAGAAGAATTCACAGGCGTAGATAAGCTACCCTTTGGAAATAAAGAAGCTATTTTTGAAGATGGAAATATAACTGAAGCCAAAAATATTTTGTCTTCAGGGGGCTGGAAAGACACTGATGGCGATGGTATCCTGGAAAAAAATGGAACCAAAGCAGAATTTACCCTTATATACCCATCTGACAGGCAGGAAAGGCAGGCATTAGCTGTTGCAGTAAGTGAACAGGCAGAAAAACTGGGCATAAAAATAAATGTGGAAGGTAAAAGCTGGGATGCAATTGACACATTAGCATACTCAACCCCCGTAGTTTGGGGTTATGGGTCTATAGATCCAACTGATGTGTATTTAAGATATTACAGTACCCGTTCAGGTAGTGGATCATCTAGTAAATACAATAATGTGATATTCTATAACAATTCTGCTGTAGATAAAAATTTAAGAAGTGCCATGACATCTCTTAATCAAAATACCAGTAATAAATACTGTAAATTAGCTGCATGGGATGGAACAACAGGATATTCCCAAAAAGGTGATGCCACATGGTTATGGATGGCAACTCTTAAATATCTGTACGTCGTCGATGATGATTTAGATATTGGAACTCCTGGAATCCAGCCCCATGGTGCAGATATCTTCAACAACATATACGAATGGAAACGTACAGGAAATCAAACCAGCTGA